One region of Culex pipiens pallens isolate TS chromosome 2, TS_CPP_V2, whole genome shotgun sequence genomic DNA includes:
- the LOC120428187 gene encoding uncharacterized protein LOC120428187 — MVVPIRESQDVFGNKKRIRIENNRDNLQIIGNQNRILVKANEGTLNVIGNANNVKIMRNCGTLNYVGNQGSIYLSDQSKSVKVNYTGNNAKIRVCDHEQLSDRFR; from the coding sequence ATGGTCGTGCCAATACGGGAGTCCCAGGACGTGTTTGGGAACAAGAAGCGCATCCGGATCGAGAACAACCGGGACAACCTGCAGATTATCGGCAACCAGAACCGGATCCTGGTCAAGGCGAACGAGGGAACGCTGAACGTGATCGGGAACGCGAACAACGTCAAGATCATGCGGAACTGCGGCACGTTGAACTACGTGGGGAACCAGGGCTCGATCTACCTGAGCGATCAGAGCAAGTCCGTCAAAGTCAACTACACGGGAAACAACGCCAAGATTCGGGTCTGCGACCACGAGCAGCTGTCCGATCGGTTCCGGTGA
- the LOC120428191 gene encoding peptidyl-prolyl cis-trans isomerase-like 1, which yields MLALQPGTTTTGIPDKLWQPHFVTFETSMGEISIELYWKHAPNTCRNFAELTRRGYYNGTIFHRIIRDFMIQGGDPTGTGRGGSSIYGATFADELNGDLKHTGAGILSMANSGPDTNGSQFFITLAPTQWLDGKHTIFGRIHTGMQVVKRIGLAETDKNDRPVEQVKILKGKVEKY from the exons ATGCTCGCCCTTCAGCCAGGAACGACCACCACCGGCATTCCGGACAAGCTGTGGCAGCCGCACTTTGTCACGTTTGAAACGAG CATGGGCGAAATCTCGATCGAGCTGTACTGGAAGCACGCCCCCAACACGTGTCGCAACTTTGCCGAGCTGACGCGCCGTGGCTACTACAACGGAACGATCTTCCACCGGATCATCCGCGACTTTATGATCCAGGGCGGCGATCCGACGGGCACGGGCCGCGGCGGAAGCTCGATCTACGGGGCCACCTTTGCGGACGAGCTGAACGGGGACCTGAAGCACACCGGGGCGGGGATTTTGTCGATGGCCAACTCAGGACCGGACACGAACGGGTCGCAGTTCTTTATCACGCTTGCGCCGACGCAGTGGCTGGATGGGAAGCATACGATTTTCGGACGGATTCACACGGGGATGCAGGTCGTGAAGCGGATAGGACTGGCCGAGACGGACAAGAACGATCGACCGGTGGAGCAGGTCAAGATTTTGAAGGGTAAGGTGGAGAAGTATTGA
- the LOC120428190 gene encoding protein aurora borealis: MDPETFLTPRKIFQNAFNAARKSASGSGSPSVFTPTRLASRGGAVNGRFHLLPAVVQTPPSCRVLPTKVVNPFESLERLHLPMIASPSIFHRPATPRASSGAGTGDGSGGTAVFEWTIDEVSSLGQANFEPYESQFLQTPDTAREAKAQAAISAYFNEISVPSPVDCPLRNQKIILNGADSSSFSGSFAGRKSKRKRDGICQTVLTFPPVLPPEVEAMLAPYFNFHDNQQQTHDPIDETDGSFIDHDARDASLRRKLFNCASDSEEPEDREDSLDRLDLRCLSPPPVSPELGQAAAQILKRSRCFSSSHELVIDPGDISLSPVAGTPSTQAGDDRESFGALSPISKRSESPSPMKPGSNSTELPSVEGEASGSGGVEMGTDAIYRSTPERPRPAGLVAMNCSSTNSQHHMSVELNDSQHRAFKPIDRSADLTEEDDVSYEDNLLASSQSSCSISTSQQHPTTPVRRHAGRTRSHRRNRKNLSHSFLLYSDELDEEREEQHAQSHLHQDLLTKELHRRSFSGILAASGKENMRPTATESGLAKSVPIGGNFYRMDSGFNEEETTRGSQETAEYDETDVSMQSDFCCDEAGTPQRGGGQRRALAAGAGDGQHHVGCSIRL, from the exons ATGGACCCGGAGACGTTCCTGACGCCGCGCAAGATCTTCCAGAACGCGTTCAACGCGGCCCGGAAGTCGGCCTCCGGTTCCGGTTCCCCGTCCGTCTTCACCCCCACCCGGTTGGCCTCGCGCGGCGGTGCCGTCAACGGTCGCTTTCACCTGCTTCCGGCGGTCGTTCAGACGCCACCCTCCTGCCGGGTCCTGCCCACCAAGGTCGTCAATCCGTTCGAATCGCTCGAGCGGCTGCACCTGCCCATGATTGCCAGCCCGTCCATCTTTCACCGGCCGGCCACTCCGAGGGCTAGCAGTGGTGCCGGGACGGGGGATGGTTCCGGCGGGACGGCCGTGTTCGAGTGGACCATCGACGAGGTGTCCTCGCTGGGGCAGGCCAACTTTGAGCCGTACGAGTCGCAGTTCCTGCAGACGCCGGACACGGCCCGGGAGGCCAAGGCCCAGGCCGCCATCAGTGCGTACTTTAATGAGATTAGCG TACCCAGCCCCGTCGACTGCCCGCTGCGAAACCAAAAAATCATCCTCAACGGTGCCGACTCGTCCTCCTTCAGCGGCAGCTTCGCTGGCCGCAAGTCCAAGCGAAAACGGGACGGCATCTGCCAGACGGTGCTCACCTTCCCACCGGTGCTGCCCCCGGAGGTGGAAGCCATGCTAGCGCCCTACTTTAATTTCCACGAT AATCAACAGCAAACCCACGACCCGATCGACGAAACGGACGGCAGCTTCATCGACCACGACGCCCGGGACGCGTCGTTGCGGCGTAAGCTGTTCAACTGCGCGAGCGATTCAGAGGAGCCGGAAGACCGGGAAGACTCGCTGGATCGGCTGGATCTGCGCTGTCTCAGCCCGCCGCCGGTTAGTCCCGAGTTGGGCCAGGCCGCGGCGCAGATCCTGAAGCGATCGCGCTGCTTCAGCTCGTCCCACGAGCTGGTGATCGATCCGGGCGATATTTCGCTCAGTCCGGTGGCGGGAACGCCATCCACGCAAGCCGGCGACGACCGGGAGTCGTTCGGGGCTTTGTCGCCCATTTCGAAGCGATCGGAGTCGCCGTCGCCGATGAAACCGGGCTCGAATTCGACCGAGTTGCCCAGCGTGGAGGGGGAGGCTAGTGGAAGCGGGGGCGTCGAGATGGGAACCGATGCCATTTACAGGAGTACGCCGGAGCGGCCGCGGCCGGCTGGGCTCGTGGCGATGAACTGCAGCAGCACCAACAGCCAGCACCACATGTCGGTCGAGCTCAACGATAGCCAGCATCGGG cattcaaaCCGATCGATCGATCGGCCGATCTCACCGAGGAGGACGACGTTTCCTACGAGGACAACCTGCTTGCCTCTTCCCAGTCCTCGTGCTCCATCTCAACCTCCCAGCAGCACCCAACGACTCCGGTACGACGCCACGCTGGTCGCACTCGCAGCCACCGACGCAACCGCAAGAATCTGTCCCACTCCTTCCTGCTCTACTCGGACGAACTGGACGAGGAACGTGAGGAGCAGCACGCCCAGTCCCACCTGCACCAGGATCTACTAACAAAAGAATTACACCGACGTAGCTTCAGCGGAATCTTGGCCGCCTCTGGGAAGGAGAACATGCGCCCGACCGCGACGGAATCGGGACTGGCCAAATCGGTTCCGATCGGGGGCAATTTTTACCGCATGGACAGCGGCTTCAACGAGGAGGAGACGACCCGTGGAAGCCAGGAGACTGCCGAGTACGATGAGACTGATGTGTCGATGCAATCGGACTTTTGCTGTGACGAGGCTGGGACGCCCCAGCGCGGTGGTGGCCAGCGAAGGGCCTTGGCCGCTGGAGCAGGAGATGGACAGCATCACGTGGGTTGCTCAATAAGACTGTAA